From Pseudomonas arsenicoxydans:
CTTCTCCCGAAGTTACGGTGCCATTTTGCCTAGTTCCTTCACCCGAGTTCTCTCAAGCGCCTTGGTATTCTCTACCCAACCACCTGTGTCGGTTTGGGGTACGGTTCCTGGTTACCTGAAGCTTAGAAGCTTTTCTTGGAAGCATGGCATCAACCACTTCGTGTTCTAAAAGAACACTCGTCATCAGCTCTCGGCCTTAGAATCCCGGATTTACCTAAGATTCCAGCCTACCACCTTAAACTTGGACAACCAACGCCAAGCTGGCCTAGCCTTCTCCGTCCCTCCATCGCAATAACCAGAAGTACAGGAATATTAACCTGTTTTCCATCGACTACGCTTTTCAGCCTCGCCTTAGGGACCGACTAACCCTGCGTCGATTAACGTTGCGCAGGAAACCTTGGTCTTTCGGCGTGGGTGTTTTTCACACCCATTGTCGTTACTCATGTCAGCATTCGCACTTCTGATACCTCCAGCAAGCTTCTCAACTCACCTTCACAGGCTTACAGAACGCTCCTCTACCGCATCACCTAAGTGATACCCGTAGCTTCGGTGTATGGTTTGAGCCCCGTTACATCTTCCGCGCAGGCCGACTCGACTAGTGAGCTATTACGCTTTCTTTAAAGGGTGGCTGCTTCTAAGCCAACCTCCTAGCTGTCTAAGCCTTCCCACATCGTTTCCCACTTAACCATAACTTTGGGACCTTAGCTGACGGTCTGGGTTGTTTCCCTTTTCACGACGGACGTTAGCACCCGCCGTGTGTCTCCCATGCTCGGCACTTGTAGGTATTCGGAGTTTGCATCGGTTTGGTAAGTCGGGATGACCCCCTAGCCGAAACAGTGCTCTACCCCCTACAGTGATACATGAGGCGCTACCTAAATAGCTTTCGAGGAGAACCAGCTATCTCCGAGCTTGATTAGCCTTTCACTCCGATCCACAGGTCATCCGCTAACTTTTCAACGGTAGTCGGTTCGGTCCTCCAGTTAGTGTTACCCAACCTTCAACCTGCCCATGGATAGATCGCCCGGTTTCGGGTCTATTCCCAGCGACTAGACGCCCTATTAAGACTCGCTTTCGCTACGCCTCCCCTATTCGGTTAAGCTCGCCACTGAAAATAAGTCGCTGACCCATTATACAAAAGGTACGCAGTCACCCAACAAAGTGGGCTCCCACTGCTTGTACGCATACGGTTTCAGGATCTATTTCACTCCCCTCTCCGGGGTTCTTTTCGCCTTTCCCTCACGGTACTAGTTCACTATCGGTCAGTCAGTAGTATTTAGCCTTGGAGGATGGTCCCCCCATATTCAGACAAAGTTTCTCGTGCTCCGTCCTACTCGATTTCATGACTAAGAGATTTTCGCGTACAGGGCTATCACCCACTATGGCCGCACTTTCCAGAGCGTTCCGCTAATCTCAAAGCCACTTAAGGGCTAGTCCCCGTTCGCTCGCCACTACTAAGGGAATCTCGGTTGATTTCTTTTCCTCAGGGTACTTAGATGTTTCAGTTCCCCTGGTTCGCTTCTTAAGCCTATGTATTCAGCTTAAGATACCTAACTTATGTTAGGTGGGTTCCCCCATTCAGACATCTCCGGATCAAAGTCTGTTTGCCGACTCCCCGAAGCTTTTCGCAGGCTACCACGTCTTTCATCGCCTCTGACTGCCAAGGCATCCACCGTATGCGCTTCTTCACTTGACCATATAACCCCAAGCAATCTGGTTATACTGTGAAGACGACATTCGCCGAAAATTCGATAATACTCAATTAAGAGCAACTCACAAATTTTACCTTAGCCTGATCCGTTACCAGTGAAAGTAACGTCCAGTCTATCTTTCTATCACATACCCAAATTTTTAAAGAACGAACTAGTCAAAGACTAGAAATCAACATTCACCATCATCACGATGGAATGCTCATTTCTAAGCTTTACACAATCAGAAGCAGTTAGTGGTGGAGCCAAACGGGATCGAACCGTTGACCTCCTGCGTGCAAGGCAGGCGCTCTCCCAGCTGAGCTATGGCCCCGTATTTCTACAGGCGTTTCCCACACAAAATTGGTGGGTCTGGGCAGATTCGAACTGCCGACCTCACCCTTATCAGGGGTGCGCTCTAACCAACTGAGCTACAGACCCAATTTCGGGCTGCTTCTTATCGTCTTCTTCAATGAATCAAGCAATTCGTGTGGGAACTTATGGAGCAGCTGATGTCGTCGATTAAGGAGGTGATCCAGCCGCAGGTTCCCCTACGGCTACCTTGTTACGACTTCACCCCAGTCATGAATCACACCGTGGTAACCGTCCTCCCGAGGGTTAGACTAGCTACTTCTGGTGCAACCCACTCCCATGGTGTGACGGGCGGTGTGTACAAGGCCCGGGAACGTATTCACCGCGACATTCTGATTCGCGATTACTAGCGATTCCGACTTCACGCAGTCGAGTTGCAGACTGCGATCCGGACTACGATCGGTTTTCTGGGATTAGCTCCACCTCGCGGCTTGGCAACCCTCTGTACCGACCATTGTAGCACGTGTGTAGCCCAGGCCGTAAGGGCCATGATGACTTGACGTCATCCCCACCTTCCTCCGGTTTGTCACCGGCAGTCTCCTTAGAGTGCCCACCATTACGTGCTGGTAACTAAGGACAAGGGTTGCGCTCGTTACGGGACTTAACCCAACATCTCACGACACGAGCTGACGACAGCCATGCAGCACCTGTCTCAATGTTCCCGAAGGCACCAATCCATCTCTGGAAAGTTCATTGGATGTCAAGGCCTGGTAAGGTTCTTCGCGTTGCTTCGAATTAAACCACATGCTCCACCGCTTGTGCGGGCCCCCGTCAATTCATTTGAGTTTTAACCTTGCGGCCGTACTCCCCAGGCGGTCAACTTAATGCGTTAGCTGCGCCACTAAGAGCTCAAGGCTCCCAACGGCTAGTTGACATCGTTTACGGCGTGGACTACCAGGGTATCTAATCCTGTTTGCTCCCCACGCTTTCGCACCTCAGTGTCAGTATCAGTCCAGGTGGTCGCCTTCGCCACTGGTGTTCCTTCCTATATCTACGCATTTCACCGCTACACAGGAAATTCCACCACCCTCTACCATACTCTAGCTTGTCAGTTTTGAATGCAGTTCCCAGGTTGAGCCCGGGGATTTCACATCCAACTTAACAAACCACCTACGCGCGCTTTACGCCCAGTAATTCCGATTAACGCTTGCACCCTCTGTATTACCGCGGCTGCTGGCACAGAGTTAGCCGGTGCTTATTCTGTCGGTAACGTCAAAACAGATACGTATTAGGTAACTGCCCTTCCTCCCAACTTAAAGTGCTTTACAATCCGAAGACCTTCTTCACACACGCGGCATGGCTGGATCAGGCTTTCGCCCATTGTCCAATATTCCCCACTGCTGCCTCCCGTAGGAGTCTGGACCGTGTCTCAGTTCCAGTGTGACTGATCATCCTCTCAGACCAGTTACGGATCGTCGCCTTGGTGAGCCATTACCTCACCAACTAGCTAATCCGACCTAGGCTCATCTGATAGCGCAAGGCCCGAAGGTCCCCTGCTTTCTCCCGTAGGACGTATGCGGTATTAGCGTCCGTTTCCGAGCGTTATCCCCCACTACCAGGCAGATTCCTAGGCATTACTCACCCGTCCGCCGCTCTCAAGAGAAGCAAGCTTCTCTCTACCGCTCGACTTGCATGTGTTAGGCCTGCCGCCAGCGTTCAATCTGAGCCATGATCAAACTCTTCAGTTCAAACATCTTTGGGTTTTTAAGAAACCCTAAACTTGGCTCAGCAATCGTTGGTTACATCTTTGATTTCTCGCGGAGTAACTTGTGATGCTGATAATCTTGTTGACTATCAGTCTGACTCCACAAGCACCCACACGAATTGCTTGATTCAGTTGTTAAAGAGCGGTTGGTTAAGATCTTTCGTCTCAACCGAGGCGCGCATTCTACAGCAGCCTCTGTTGCTGTCAAGCGGTTATTTTCAGAAGTTTTCAAAGTTTCCTTTGCAACTTCAACCACTTGCGCTTCCGATCTCTCGTTAGCGGGAGGCGAATTCTACAGCGTTACTCGCTGCTGTCAACACCTCTTTTTCTCCGCTTTCGACCGAGAAGATCGAAACGTCCATAAGGCCAAACTAACCTGCCTTACCGACTCCTTCTGGGCTTCGATGACCTGAAGCAATTCGCTGTCGAAAACTGCGTAACTCTTTGTTTACCAAGGAGTTTTCCGTTTCGACTGCGCCGGAAGTGGGGCGAATTATAGACTTCCAGAATCTGCCGTCAACACCTATTTATGCTTTTCTATCAATAACTTGTAGAAAGCCTAAAAACAGACCGATTCCCCTCTATATAGAAGAGCAAAACCACGCCTTCTATATAGAAGGCGGCTTTAGAGCACTCCCGCCGCCTTGAAAGCCGCGACCGCATCAGCATCCAGACCCAACACCCGCTGTAAAACCTCCAGCGTATGTTCGCCCAACAAAGGAGGCGCATTACGATACTCGACTGGCGTCTCCGACAATCGAATCGGACTCGCGACCTGCGGCACCATCCCCGCCAGCACATGCGGCAATTCAATTGCCAGCCCGCGCGCCTTGACCTGAGGATCGGCAAACATCTGAGCCAGGTCATTGATAGGGCCGCACGGCACACCTGCCTGCTCCAATTGCAGCACCCATTCAGCCGTGGTCTTGAAGACCGTCGCCTGGCGGATAAGCGGGATCAACACCGCACGATTCGCCACCCGCAGTTTGTTAGTCGCAAAGCGCGGATCATCCGCCCACTGCGGCTGACCCGCCACCTCGGCAAACTTGCGGAACTGCCCGTCATTACCCACAGTAAGGATGAAGTCGCCATCCGCTGTAGGAAAGTCCTGATAAGGCACGATGTTCGGATGCGCATTACCCAGGCGCTTGGGAGCATTGCCTGTCGTCAGGTAGTTCATCGCCTGGTTAGCCAGACAAGCCACCTGGACATCCAGCAACGCCATATCAATATGCTGTCCGCCACCGACGTGCTCTCGATGAGCCAGCGCCGCAAGGATCGCCACAGTGGAATAGAGCCCGGTCAGTATGTCTGTCAGCGCCACACCGACTTTCACCGGCCCTGCGCCCTCGTCACCCTCCGGTCGACCCGTCAAGCTCATCAGCCCGCCCAAGCCCTGGATCATGAAGTCATAACCCGCACGCTTGGCATATGGCCCGGTCTGTCCAAACCCGGTGATCGAGCAATAGATCAGGTTCGGATTGATGGACTTGAGCGTCTCATAGTCCAACCCATAAGCCGCCAGACCACCGACCTTGAAGTTCTCGATCAGGATGTCGGACTTGGACGCCAACTCACGCACCAGCTTTTGACCCTCTGGCCGCGTGAAGTCGATAGTCACCGATTGCTTGTTGCGATTGGCCGACAAGTAGTAGGCTGCCTCGCTGGTGTTCTCGCCATAGGCGTCTTTCAGGAAGGGAGGCCCCCAGGCGCGCGTGTCGTCGCCATTGCCCGGACGCTCGACC
This genomic window contains:
- a CDS encoding CaiB/BaiF CoA transferase family protein yields the protein MGALSHLRVLDLSRVLAGPWAGQILADLGAEVIKVERPGNGDDTRAWGPPFLKDAYGENTSEAAYYLSANRNKQSVTIDFTRPEGQKLVRELASKSDILIENFKVGGLAAYGLDYETLKSINPNLIYCSITGFGQTGPYAKRAGYDFMIQGLGGLMSLTGRPEGDEGAGPVKVGVALTDILTGLYSTVAILAALAHREHVGGGQHIDMALLDVQVACLANQAMNYLTTGNAPKRLGNAHPNIVPYQDFPTADGDFILTVGNDGQFRKFAEVAGQPQWADDPRFATNKLRVANRAVLIPLIRQATVFKTTAEWVLQLEQAGVPCGPINDLAQMFADPQVKARGLAIELPHVLAGMVPQVASPIRLSETPVEYRNAPPLLGEHTLEVLQRVLGLDADAVAAFKAAGVL